DNA sequence from the Deltaproteobacteria bacterium genome:
TCGCGGCGCGCAGTGCCCCACGGGCGAAATTCTCGCGGGAATGGGCGCGGTGCGTGACCTCGATGCGTTCGCCCGGACCGAAGAAATAGACGGTGTGGTCGCCGACAACATCACCGCCCCGCACGGCATGCACGCCCAGTTCCTTTTCGGGCCGCGCCCCGACGATGCCCTGGCGTCCGTAATTGCCGACCTCGTCCAGATTCCAGCCGCGCGACTGGGCCAGAACCTGGGCCAGCTTCACGGCCGTGCCGCTGGGCGCGTCCTTTTTGTGGTGGTGGTGGATCTCGGTGATTTCCATGTCGTAGGCCTCGCCCAGAATACGCTCCAGGGCGGGCAGAATGCGGACCAGGGCGTTGACGCCGATGGACATGTTCGGCGACCAGAAAATGGGCGTTTTCGCGGCCAGGGTTTCCAGCTCGGCGATCTGCGCGGCGGAAAGCCCCGTGGTGCCGATGACCAGGGGGTTTCCGGTCGCGGCCACGGTGCGGGCCGAGGCCAGGCTGACTTCCGGAGCCGTGAAGTCGATGACCACCGCCCCCGGGCAGGCGGGAACAAGCTCGGCCAGGGTGTTGGCCACGGGGCAGCCCAAGAGTTCCAGGCCGGCGGCGCGCTCGGCCCGCTCGACCACGCCGGCCAGGGTGAATTTCTCGGACTCCATGGCCATCGCGGCCAGAGTCGAACCCATGCGGCCCTTGGCCCCCATGATGATGACGGCAGTGCTCATACTGTGCCTCCTATAGTGATGTCCGCGCCGATGAGGCGCAAATACTCGTCCTCGGTCAGAATGGCCGCGCCCG
Encoded proteins:
- a CDS encoding 4-hydroxy-tetrahydrodipicolinate reductase, with translation MSTAVIIMGAKGRMGSTLAAMAMESEKFTLAGVVERAERAAGLELLGCPVANTLAELVPACPGAVVIDFTAPEVSLASARTVAATGNPLVIGTTGLSAAQIAELETLAAKTPIFWSPNMSIGVNALVRILPALERILGEAYDMEITEIHHHHKKDAPSGTAVKLAQVLAQSRGWNLDEVGNYGRQGIVGARPEKELGVHAVRGGDVVGDHTVYFFGPGERIEVTHRAHSRENFARGALRAATWLASQKPGRLYTMSQLMGE